A stretch of the Capsicum annuum cultivar UCD-10X-F1 chromosome 10, UCD10Xv1.1, whole genome shotgun sequence genome encodes the following:
- the LOC107856252 gene encoding uncharacterized protein LOC107856252, which yields MALGVNGGIGSCPMGLGFGIGVRWRGGGIRGGVSRDDRLRVGSWNIETLQGKSMELVKILRKRRINVVCVQETKWVGSKARDVEEYRLWYSGSERCRNNVGILVDEELREQVVEVNRVSDKVMTIKLVIGGFMVNICSAYTPYVGLDEEEKRRFWEVLDEVVSSVPSSKNIFIGGDFNGHIGALPVGYGEVHGGLSLRTGMMQELLF from the coding sequence ATGGCTTTGGGGGTAAATGGTGGAATAGGGTCTTGTCCTATGGGGTTGGGGTTCGGTATTGGGGTCAGGTGGAGAGGCGGAGGTATTAGGGGAGGGGTTTCGAGAgatgataggttgagggtaggatCGTGGAACATAgagacccttcagggtaagtcgatGGAGTTGGTTAAGAtccttaggaagagaaggatcaatgTTGTGTGTGTccaggagactaagtgggtaggttctaaggctagggatgtggaagAGTACAGGTTGTGGTATTCAGGTAGTGAGAGGTGTAGGAATAATGTAGGTATAttagtggatgaagagcttagagagcaggtagtggaggttaataGGGTTAGCGATAaggtgatgactattaagttagtCATTGGGGGGTTCATGGTGAACATCTGTAGTGCTTATACGCCATATGTGGGCTTAGACGAGGAGGAGAAGAGgagattttgggaggttttggatgaggtggttagTAGCGTGCCTAGCTCGAAGAATATTTTCATAggaggggacttcaatgggcacatcggggctTTACCGGTAGGATATGGGGAGGTGCATGGAGGCTTGTCTTTGAGGACAGGAATGATGCAGGAGCTGCTCTTTTGA